TTAGGTCTTTTTGCATTACCAGTTGCCTTAATTATTATTGCGTATGCCAGCATGTTTCCAACGGAAGTAGCTCCTTTAGTTCCATCACTGCAAAGTCACTGGTTATACATTCATGTTACTACCGTATCTTTATCGCAAGGAATTTTAACCATTAGCTTTGTGGCAGGATTAATTTATTTAATTCGCCAAATTGACCAAACAAAAACGACCAAACGGACTACTTGGCTGGAGATTACATTGTATTCATTAATTCTCTTTGTCGGATTTATTCTAGCAACAACGCTATTTAATGTCATGAATTATCAAGCCGTGTTTGAGTATCCTAATAATGCCAGAGAAGGAATAGTAGAAACGGAATATCACATGCCGCCAATTGCTGCGCCAACGGACGGAACGTTATTAACGGAAGATGTAATGCAACCATGGTTTGAAATACCTGAATGGATGCATGGTGCAGATGCAGGACGAAAATTTAATACATTACTATGGTCGATCATTTTTGGAACAGGTCTTTACCTCCTATTAAGACTTGTATTTCGAAAAAGACTTGGTGCTACGATTCAGCCATTGCTTCAGAAAACAAGACCAGATTTGTTGGATGAAATTACATATCGCTCTGTAGCGATCGGTTTTCCTTTATTTACGTTAGGTGGTCTTATTTTTGCCTCTATTTGGGCAGAAGAAGCTTGGGGAAGATTTTGGGGCTGGGACCCGAAAGAAGTATGGGCTTTGATTACATGGTTTTTCTATGCAGCCTTCTTACATTTACGCCTTTCGAGAGGGTGGCACGGAGAAAAATCTGCCTGGCTTGCTGCTATAGGTTTTGCGATAATCATGTTTAATT
This genomic interval from Virgibacillus pantothenticus contains the following:
- the ccsB gene encoding c-type cytochrome biogenesis protein CcsB; amino-acid sequence: MNNLIELSSTLLYTAFLLYLVATLFFSFTIGSKRKSDGKAAKIGITLTIIGFITQLGYFITRWMGSGHAPVSNLFEYMTFFGMATVLGFIILYFIYKVTILGLFALPVALIIIAYASMFPTEVAPLVPSLQSHWLYIHVTTVSLSQGILTISFVAGLIYLIRQIDQTKTTKRTTWLEITLYSLILFVGFILATTLFNVMNYQAVFEYPNNAREGIVETEYHMPPIAAPTDGTLLTEDVMQPWFEIPEWMHGADAGRKFNTLLWSIIFGTGLYLLLRLVFRKRLGATIQPLLQKTRPDLLDEITYRSVAIGFPLFTLGGLIFASIWAEEAWGRFWGWDPKEVWALITWFFYAAFLHLRLSRGWHGEKSAWLAAIGFAIIMFNLIVVNLVLAGLHSYA